Proteins encoded by one window of Lacipirellulaceae bacterium:
- a CDS encoding vitamin B12-dependent ribonucleotide reductase, whose product MATTTLGTSTPTSSSQDDRGPKQFHGRLKIDRDFCPEGVSDPFDTVKWEVRSAAIKDENGGVLFEQTNCEVPDFWSQLATNVICSKYFYGEVGSDEREYSVRQLVHRVTRTITDWGLEDGYFASNEDAERFYRDLSWLCLHQHGAFNSPVWFNVGLFHQYGVKGAKCNWRWDPQTEQVVQPENPYEYPQGSACFIQHVDDNMEDIMELARSEAMLFKFGSGTGTDLSTLRSHREKLAGGGNPSGPLSFMRVYDQIAAVVKSGGKTRRAAKMQSIKVWHPDVMEFIECKWKEEQKAHVLIQKGGYESNFNGEAYSSIMFQNANLSVRLTDDFMQAVEKGESWTTRWVTDNSKEGPTYQAQDIVDRMADCAWHCGDPGVQYDTTINNWHTCPNSGRINASNPCSEYMFLDDTACNLASINLMKFRHEDGTFDAAGFKKACRLFFIAQEILVDHASYPTEDIARNSHLFRPLGLGYSNLGSVLMSNGLAYDSDAGRGVCGAITSLLHGQANLTSAELAEAVGPFEAFEENRDPMLRVMHMHRDAVEKINEECPDYLVDEARNTWEQVLAAGRAHGYRNAQATVLAPTGTISFMMDCDTTGIEPDIALVKYKQLAGGGMLKIVNQTVPKALETLGYDQPEIESILDYIEKEDTIEGASDLHAEHLPVFDCAFTPRNGVRSIPWQAHVTMMAAAQPFLSGAISKTVNMPRDTTPEEIGQAYVDGWKLGLKALAIYRDGSKDSQPLNTGTEADKAKEKEAALAAKPRRERLPDTRDSKTHKFSVAGHEGYITVGMFADGRPGELFITMAKEGSTIGGLMDAFGTAVSMSLQYGVPLEDYVRKFSHMRFEPQGHTKNPDIRIAKSLIDYIFRWLGITFLPGYREASLGLPADPVASGSAGGSPSGSSSNTKDDSETESRPVAKKEGGPKSGQDSTDATATVAHASGVGSSPAKNGSANGTNGHANGSTNGSSNGNGNGSLAGGYSQRLLERAGVLVKDDKPEAKGAMGARSEQFAGFQTDAPSCDNCGSITVRNGNCYLCHNCGNSMGCS is encoded by the coding sequence ATGGCGACCACAACTCTCGGTACGTCCACCCCAACTTCTAGCTCGCAAGATGACCGCGGGCCGAAGCAATTTCATGGACGCTTGAAGATCGACCGCGACTTTTGTCCTGAAGGGGTCAGCGATCCGTTTGACACGGTGAAGTGGGAAGTCCGCTCAGCCGCGATCAAAGACGAAAACGGCGGCGTGCTGTTTGAGCAAACCAACTGCGAAGTTCCCGACTTCTGGTCGCAGCTCGCGACCAATGTTATCTGCAGCAAGTACTTTTACGGTGAAGTCGGCAGCGACGAGCGCGAGTACAGCGTTCGCCAACTCGTGCATCGCGTCACGCGCACGATCACCGACTGGGGCCTTGAGGACGGTTACTTCGCCAGCAATGAGGATGCTGAGCGTTTCTACCGCGACCTCTCCTGGTTGTGCCTCCACCAGCACGGGGCGTTCAATTCGCCCGTGTGGTTCAACGTCGGTCTGTTCCATCAGTACGGCGTGAAGGGTGCGAAGTGCAACTGGCGTTGGGATCCACAGACCGAACAAGTCGTGCAGCCCGAGAACCCGTACGAGTATCCGCAAGGTTCCGCCTGCTTCATTCAGCATGTCGACGACAACATGGAAGACATTATGGAGCTCGCCCGCAGCGAGGCCATGTTGTTCAAGTTCGGTTCCGGCACAGGCACGGACCTTTCGACGCTTCGTTCGCATCGTGAGAAGCTCGCCGGCGGCGGGAATCCTTCCGGGCCGCTTTCCTTCATGCGGGTTTACGATCAAATCGCTGCCGTCGTGAAGAGCGGTGGCAAAACCCGTCGTGCGGCCAAGATGCAGTCGATCAAGGTCTGGCACCCAGACGTGATGGAGTTCATCGAGTGCAAGTGGAAGGAAGAGCAGAAGGCTCACGTGCTGATCCAAAAAGGTGGGTACGAGAGTAACTTCAATGGCGAAGCCTACAGCTCGATCATGTTCCAAAACGCGAACCTTTCGGTCCGCCTCACCGACGACTTCATGCAAGCCGTTGAGAAGGGTGAATCCTGGACCACGCGTTGGGTCACCGACAACAGCAAGGAAGGCCCGACCTATCAGGCTCAAGACATCGTCGATCGCATGGCCGACTGTGCTTGGCACTGTGGCGACCCCGGCGTGCAGTACGACACGACGATCAACAACTGGCACACCTGCCCCAACAGCGGGCGGATCAACGCCAGCAACCCGTGCAGCGAGTACATGTTCCTCGACGACACGGCTTGCAACCTGGCGAGCATCAACCTGATGAAGTTCCGCCATGAGGATGGCACCTTCGACGCCGCCGGCTTCAAGAAGGCTTGCCGGTTGTTCTTCATCGCTCAGGAAATTCTGGTCGATCACGCCAGCTATCCAACTGAAGACATCGCCCGCAACAGCCACTTGTTCCGTCCGCTCGGCTTGGGTTACTCCAACCTGGGCAGCGTGCTGATGAGCAACGGGCTGGCTTACGATTCGGACGCCGGTCGAGGCGTGTGCGGAGCGATCACTTCGCTGCTGCACGGGCAAGCGAACCTCACCAGTGCGGAACTGGCCGAAGCGGTTGGTCCATTCGAGGCATTCGAAGAAAACCGCGACCCGATGCTTCGCGTCATGCACATGCATCGCGACGCGGTCGAGAAGATCAACGAGGAGTGCCCCGACTACTTGGTCGACGAAGCTCGCAACACGTGGGAGCAAGTCCTCGCCGCAGGTCGGGCACACGGTTACCGCAACGCTCAGGCGACGGTTCTCGCCCCGACCGGCACGATCAGCTTCATGATGGATTGCGACACCACCGGCATCGAGCCGGACATCGCGCTGGTGAAGTACAAGCAGCTCGCCGGTGGCGGCATGCTGAAGATCGTCAACCAGACGGTGCCCAAGGCGCTGGAAACCCTCGGCTACGATCAGCCGGAGATCGAATCGATTCTCGACTACATCGAGAAGGAAGACACGATCGAAGGGGCCAGCGACTTGCACGCGGAGCATCTTCCCGTGTTCGATTGTGCGTTCACCCCGCGCAACGGCGTTCGCAGCATTCCTTGGCAAGCACACGTCACGATGATGGCCGCCGCTCAGCCGTTCCTCTCCGGGGCGATCTCGAAGACGGTCAACATGCCGCGTGACACAACGCCCGAGGAAATCGGCCAAGCGTATGTCGATGGTTGGAAGCTCGGCCTCAAGGCCTTGGCCATCTACCGCGACGGCTCGAAGGATAGCCAGCCGCTGAACACCGGCACTGAGGCTGACAAAGCGAAGGAGAAGGAAGCGGCACTCGCTGCGAAGCCTCGTCGCGAACGCCTGCCTGACACCCGCGACAGCAAGACGCACAAGTTTAGCGTCGCTGGCCACGAGGGCTACATCACCGTCGGCATGTTCGCCGATGGCCGCCCGGGTGAGTTGTTCATCACAATGGCTAAGGAAGGAAGCACCATCGGCGGCCTGATGGACGCCTTCGGCACGGCCGTTTCGATGAGCCTGCAGTACGGCGTGCCGCTGGAAGATTACGTCCGCAAGTTCAGCCACATGCGGTTCGAGCCGCAAGGCCACACGAAGAACCCGGACATCCGGATCGCCAAGAGCCTCATTGATTATATCTTCCGTTGGCTGGGCATCACATTCCTGCCCGGGTATCGCGAAGCGAGTTTAGGGCTTCCTGCCGACCCCGTAGCCTCCGGCTCTGCCGGGGGATCGCCTTCCGGTTCGTCCTCCAACACCAAGGACGACAGCGAAACCGAGAGCCGGCCCGTCGCCAAGAAGGAAGGCGGGCCTAAGAGTGGTCAGGATTCGACCGACGCTACCGCAACTGTAGCCCACGCCTCTGGCGTGGGATCATCCCCCGCGAAGAACGGTTCCGCCAACGGCACCAATGGCCACGCCAACGGTTCGACCAACGGCAGTTCTAACGGGAACGGAAACGGTTCGTTGGCGGGCGGCTACAGCCAACGCCTGCTCGAACGCGCCGGCGTGCTCGTCAAAGACGACAAGCCTGAGGCGAAGGGTGCGATGGGTGCCCGCAGCGAACAATTTGCCGGCTTCCAAACCGACGCCCCCAGTTGCGACAACTGCGGCAGCATCACGGTGCGAAACGGAAACTGCTACCTATGCCACAACTGTGGGAACTCGATGGGGTGTAGTTGA
- a CDS encoding alpha/beta hydrolase, whose amino-acid sequence MRNVFLFLTLLGQAGCLSPCGLRLVPPEDLLIYQPAGPHSEEWQPPDLEYEDVHFTTPDGMQLHGWYCPVENPRATLLFCHGNAGNIAYRYPDLLMLTKEMKVNVFAFDYRGYGRSEGIPNEKGLLTDARAARQWVAQREQIDETEIVLFGRSLGGGVAVDLAAKDGARALILESTFTSLPEVANDLLPLSPGLLMLSRFDSINKIADYQEPLLIAHGTQDKLIPFAHGKRLFDAANEPKQLVPITGADHNWTPPPGYLQTLDAFLDKVPAKRERSQ is encoded by the coding sequence GTGCGAAACGTTTTTCTATTTCTAACGCTACTCGGGCAAGCGGGCTGTCTCTCCCCGTGCGGACTGCGCTTGGTACCGCCGGAAGACTTACTCATCTACCAACCGGCCGGTCCGCACTCCGAAGAATGGCAGCCACCCGATTTGGAGTACGAAGACGTTCATTTCACAACACCCGATGGTATGCAACTGCACGGTTGGTATTGCCCCGTGGAAAACCCACGAGCCACGCTACTGTTCTGCCACGGGAACGCCGGAAATATCGCCTACCGGTACCCCGACTTGCTGATGCTCACCAAAGAAATGAAAGTGAACGTCTTCGCGTTTGACTATCGCGGCTATGGTCGCAGTGAAGGGATACCCAACGAGAAAGGATTGCTAACGGATGCTCGCGCTGCGCGGCAATGGGTCGCACAGCGTGAACAGATCGACGAAACCGAGATCGTACTCTTCGGTCGTTCCCTGGGAGGCGGCGTGGCCGTTGATCTTGCTGCCAAGGATGGGGCGCGGGCGTTGATTCTCGAAAGCACTTTCACTTCGCTGCCAGAAGTTGCGAACGATCTCTTGCCACTCTCACCCGGCTTACTGATGCTCAGCCGCTTCGACTCGATCAACAAGATCGCCGATTATCAAGAGCCCTTGCTGATCGCCCACGGAACGCAAGATAAGCTGATTCCTTTCGCACATGGCAAGCGGCTTTTTGACGCAGCGAACGAGCCGAAGCAGCTCGTCCCGATCACGGGCGCAGATCACAACTGGACACCTCCACCAGGCTATTTGCAAACGCTTGATGCTTTTCTCGACAAGGTCCCCGCGAAAAGAGAAAGGTCTCAATAG
- a CDS encoding flagellin hook IN motif-containing protein has product MSRINLNLSSLVRGLNSLERDLAQVGEVGKLFGSAAQPNKIGSLLGQVGATNDVSVNNSATDQSGSLLSSAAANAQSDLSEQLNQLRGLREQLASALSQSSVDDQEFESLLRRFSDVSGSLPNRAIENSSETSSTTVTGQNVDQVTDVEVVRIDANTSTTIEGEVTRSAEAATISVTGAASGLATATGTFQVTGNRGSQSFSIEAGESLSDVASRINDARFATGVQAEADGDELRLTTTDLGSNATVAFNVIELEATQSISGVNSGQIEGFTVNSTASGTTTLSGQFVSDSQSAELRLIGASGGTVAGTATFDLTGSTGTASFSATEGESLAGLADRVNAETRTTGVTASVDGNELVFTSTDSGETASVTVSNIVRDSSTNVSGVNGSQVTDFQVGSITANTTRTISGSIDSTATSAVLVYQGGGGEIVNDATFDVTGNVGTAQISVTGGETLSAAADRVNQETATTGVTATVDGDQLRFSSDDTGSDATLSIQLVDVESQVSTSGINASQISSFSVDAIADNGSTVFSGTIDQAASSAELTRTFGILGNGSNTTFELTGSEGTATISVGTFEGAESVRDKINAETSNTGVTASVSGNTLTITSTDVGSAAAIEVNVTSGSFATTGGNGDGTANGQDAQATINGQALTAAGNDFTITDGGTTVSFTAVQGFTGTIDDVTATAEDGDFDLNGGNGDGTANGAEATATINGQALTAAAGGVFSIDVDGDTFTLTVDEAFTGTLDTITVTAADAEFNTVDESSNAATSASGSDAQAVINGETLNSTDLSFSFSDENGSFNLTFAEGFTGTFDTITVSNEVEGELTAESSSASGTDGEATINGETLTGEGNRFTVETNDAEMALTFASGFTSTFEGLTIENEVATEDADDSVKEEDLNTILGALLASDASTRQDALESALAEVVQLENALFNQQTREQQQAELGGLTERRSLLSEFESESSELQRAAIFSESFRKLVEENPRIAENSLSSNGIDPQTVLNLLA; this is encoded by the coding sequence ATGTCACGAATCAATCTGAATCTCTCCTCGCTGGTGCGTGGTCTGAACTCGCTGGAAAGAGACCTAGCGCAAGTCGGCGAAGTGGGTAAGCTCTTCGGCAGCGCTGCTCAGCCCAACAAAATCGGCAGCTTGCTGGGGCAAGTCGGAGCGACTAACGATGTCTCGGTGAACAACTCAGCTACGGACCAGTCGGGCAGTTTGCTCTCCTCAGCCGCCGCGAACGCACAGTCCGATCTCAGCGAACAACTCAACCAATTGCGAGGGCTTCGCGAGCAACTTGCCAGTGCATTAAGTCAGTCGAGTGTCGACGATCAAGAGTTCGAATCGTTGCTACGCCGCTTCAGCGATGTCTCCGGCAGTCTGCCGAACAGGGCGATTGAGAACTCAAGCGAAACGAGCAGCACGACCGTTACTGGCCAGAACGTCGACCAAGTGACCGACGTCGAAGTCGTACGTATCGACGCAAACACCAGCACCACAATTGAAGGCGAAGTCACCCGCAGTGCCGAGGCCGCCACCATTAGCGTCACCGGAGCCGCTAGCGGCTTAGCCACCGCGACGGGCACGTTCCAAGTCACCGGTAACCGTGGCTCGCAAAGTTTCTCGATTGAAGCGGGTGAGTCACTCAGCGATGTCGCTAGTCGCATCAACGATGCTCGCTTCGCCACCGGCGTGCAAGCCGAAGCCGATGGTGACGAACTGCGACTCACGACCACGGACCTTGGCTCGAATGCCACAGTGGCCTTCAACGTGATCGAGCTGGAAGCCACGCAATCCATCAGTGGTGTGAACTCGGGCCAAATCGAAGGTTTCACGGTCAATTCGACGGCGAGCGGAACGACAACGCTCAGCGGACAGTTCGTTTCCGATTCTCAAAGTGCCGAACTACGATTGATTGGCGCTAGCGGCGGCACGGTCGCAGGCACAGCGACCTTTGATCTCACCGGATCCACGGGCACGGCGTCGTTCTCAGCAACAGAAGGCGAATCGCTTGCCGGCTTAGCCGACCGCGTGAACGCAGAAACCAGAACCACCGGCGTCACCGCGAGCGTCGACGGGAACGAACTGGTGTTCACGAGTACCGATAGCGGCGAAACCGCAAGCGTCACGGTCAGCAACATCGTACGCGATTCTTCGACGAATGTCTCAGGCGTGAACGGCTCGCAGGTCACTGACTTTCAAGTCGGCTCAATCACCGCGAACACGACACGTACCATCAGTGGCTCCATCGACAGCACAGCAACGTCGGCCGTCCTGGTTTACCAGGGCGGAGGGGGCGAGATCGTCAACGACGCCACCTTCGACGTGACAGGCAACGTCGGAACTGCCCAAATCAGCGTCACTGGTGGCGAAACGCTCTCCGCCGCCGCCGATCGAGTCAATCAAGAGACCGCCACAACAGGCGTCACCGCCACCGTCGATGGCGATCAACTCCGATTCAGCAGTGACGATACTGGGAGTGATGCAACGCTCTCGATTCAGCTCGTCGATGTGGAAAGTCAGGTGAGCACCTCGGGCATCAATGCTTCACAGATCAGCAGTTTTTCTGTGGACGCGATTGCTGATAACGGTTCGACGGTATTCTCAGGGACGATCGATCAGGCGGCCAGTAGTGCTGAACTGACTCGGACATTCGGCATCCTGGGCAATGGCTCGAACACCACTTTCGAGCTAACCGGCAGCGAAGGAACCGCGACGATTTCTGTTGGCACTTTTGAAGGCGCGGAAAGCGTCCGCGACAAAATCAATGCAGAGACTTCCAACACGGGAGTAACCGCTTCAGTCAGTGGCAATACCCTAACGATTACCAGCACCGACGTAGGCTCGGCAGCAGCGATCGAAGTGAACGTCACTTCTGGCTCATTCGCTACTACCGGGGGCAACGGTGACGGCACGGCTAATGGTCAAGACGCGCAGGCCACCATCAACGGCCAGGCGCTTACTGCTGCCGGTAACGACTTTACGATCACCGATGGCGGCACGACCGTTTCATTCACCGCAGTGCAAGGTTTCACTGGTACCATCGACGACGTTACCGCGACTGCCGAGGACGGCGACTTTGACCTCAACGGTGGCAATGGCGACGGAACCGCAAACGGTGCCGAAGCAACCGCCACCATCAACGGCCAAGCGCTCACCGCCGCCGCTGGCGGGGTGTTCAGCATTGATGTCGATGGCGACACGTTCACACTGACCGTCGACGAAGCCTTCACGGGCACGCTCGACACGATCACCGTCACTGCAGCAGATGCTGAGTTCAACACGGTTGACGAAAGTAGCAATGCCGCGACTTCCGCAAGTGGTTCCGATGCACAGGCGGTCATCAACGGCGAAACACTCAACTCCACTGACCTTAGTTTTTCATTCAGCGACGAGAACGGATCCTTCAACCTAACATTCGCCGAAGGCTTCACGGGGACATTCGACACGATTACAGTCTCGAACGAAGTCGAAGGGGAACTGACCGCCGAGAGCTCTTCCGCAAGCGGAACAGATGGTGAAGCAACCATCAACGGTGAAACGCTCACTGGCGAAGGTAATCGATTTACTGTCGAAACCAACGATGCCGAAATGGCACTCACCTTCGCGAGTGGATTCACAAGTACGTTCGAGGGGCTCACGATCGAAAACGAGGTCGCGACCGAGGATGCTGATGACTCAGTCAAAGAAGAAGACCTCAATACCATTCTCGGGGCGTTGCTTGCCAGTGATGCTTCGACCCGGCAAGATGCCCTTGAATCGGCGCTAGCCGAAGTCGTCCAACTAGAGAACGCGTTGTTCAATCAGCAAACGCGTGAGCAACAGCAAGCTGAACTGGGCGGTCTGACCGAGCGCCGCTCGTTGCTATCAGAATTCGAGAGCGAGTCCAGCGAGCTTCAACGAGCGGCTATCTTCAGCGAGAGCTTTCGGAAACTCGTCGAAGAGAACCCCCGCATCGCGGAAAACTCGCTTTCTAGCAACGGGATTGACCCTCAGACCGTGCTGAACCTACTGGCGTAG